GGCCACCGGCCTGGCCGAGCGCGGCAACGAGGTGCACGTGGTCTGCCAGTCTGAGGCGGGCCCGCCCACCGCCGACGTGGTGGACGGCGTGATCGTGCACCGGCTGCGCTCCGCCCCCATCCCGGTCCACCCCACCATGCGCTTCACCGTGCCGACCCGGCTCGACCGGCTGGTCGCGGACATCAAGCCCGACGTCCTGCACACACAGGGCCACTTCGTGGTCGGCCGGGCGGCCATCGCCGCCGCCCGCCGCGCGGGCGTGCCCGTCGTGGCCACCAACCACTTCATGCCCGACAACCTCTTCCAGTTCTGCCACATCCCCGACCGGCTGCGGGCCAGGGCCGGCCGGCTGGCCTGGCGCGACTTCAGCCGGATCTTCAACCGGGCCGACCACATCACCACCCCGACGCCGCTGGCCGCCGGGCTCCTGGCCGACCAGGGCTTCGCCCGCGAGGTCGAGGCGGTCTCCTGCGGGATCGACCTGGCCAGGTTCCACCCGCACTCCGAGCCCAAGGCGTGGGCACGCAAGCTGTTCGACCTGCCCGACCGGCCCACGGTCCTGTTCGTCGGCCGCCTGGACGAGGAGAAGTGCCTGGACGAGCTCGTACGCGCGCTGCCGCTCGTGCTGAACGAGACCGACGCGCAGGTGGCGTTCGTCGGCAAGGGGAACCAGCGGGCGGAGCTGGAGAGGCTGGCCAAGCGCATCGGCGTGGGCGAGCGGGTGTTCTTCCTGGGCTTCGTGCCCGACGAGAACATGCCCCAGGCGTTCGCGGCCGCCGACGTGTTCGCCATGCCGGGCATCGCCGAGCTGCAGAGCATCGCCACGCTGGAGGCCATGGCCTCGGGGCTGCCGGTGGTGGCCGCCGACGCGATGGCGCTGCCGCACCTGGTGGACGACAACGGCTACCTGTTCCAGCCGGGCGACGTGGTCGCGCTGGCCAGGCATCTGACGTCCATCCTCACGGACGACGGCCTGCGGACCAGGTTCGGCAAGGCCAGCAGGGAGCTGGCGCTCACCCACGACCATCAGTCGTCGCTCGCCCGGTTCGAGCAGATCTACGATGAGGTGACCCGATGATCACACGCCAGAGCGCCTTGGGCGCTGTCGCCGGCACGGTCGTCTCCGCGGGCGCGCTGACGTACGCGCAGGTCGCCCTGCCCGCGCAGACGCTGCTCAGCGACTACGCGCTGGTCTCAGGCGGGCTCGTGCCCGTGCTGATCGGGATGCTGGCGCTGGCGGGGACGTGCCTGTCTCTCGCGTACGGCCTCGCGGCCGGCGACCCGGCGCGCACCGCGGCCACCAGGGTGCTGCTGCTGGCCGGAGCGGCGGGGCTGATGCTGAGCGCGATCTTCCCCACGGACCCGTCGCCGATCGGCTCGATGACCGGCGAGATCCACCGGTGGGCGGCGGCCGTCGTGTTCACCTCGCTGCCGGTCGCCGGCTGGGCCCTGGCGAGGGGCCGGGCCGCAGCGCCCCGATGGAACGCCGTCCGGGCCCTGAGCGTGACCTCCGCGGTCACCCTGGTCGTCTACCTGGCGGCGCACCCCGCCTCCATCACCTCGACGC
This genomic interval from Nonomuraea helvata contains the following:
- a CDS encoding glycosyltransferase, whose product is MAMPLRSLPETVIASETVIAPERPRRVLISTDTYPPDVNGAAYFTHRLATGLAERGNEVHVVCQSEAGPPTADVVDGVIVHRLRSAPIPVHPTMRFTVPTRLDRLVADIKPDVLHTQGHFVVGRAAIAAARRAGVPVVATNHFMPDNLFQFCHIPDRLRARAGRLAWRDFSRIFNRADHITTPTPLAAGLLADQGFAREVEAVSCGIDLARFHPHSEPKAWARKLFDLPDRPTVLFVGRLDEEKCLDELVRALPLVLNETDAQVAFVGKGNQRAELERLAKRIGVGERVFFLGFVPDENMPQAFAAADVFAMPGIAELQSIATLEAMASGLPVVAADAMALPHLVDDNGYLFQPGDVVALARHLTSILTDDGLRTRFGKASRELALTHDHQSSLARFEQIYDEVTR
- a CDS encoding DUF998 domain-containing protein, which produces MITRQSALGAVAGTVVSAGALTYAQVALPAQTLLSDYALVSGGLVPVLIGMLALAGTCLSLAYGLAAGDPARTAATRVLLLAGAAGLMLSAIFPTDPSPIGSMTGEIHRWAAAVVFTSLPVAGWALARGRAAAPRWNAVRALSVTSAVTLVVYLAAHPASITSTLIDGSAYYGLLERGLVLAEMALLTAMALACLGRRPAVQASASPAEPRPSERSERLAA